A stretch of Arachis hypogaea cultivar Tifrunner chromosome 15, arahy.Tifrunner.gnm2.J5K5, whole genome shotgun sequence DNA encodes these proteins:
- the LOC112748662 gene encoding uncharacterized protein, with amino-acid sequence MAQSKHIDKIFDRHSDETIANNRLRLKTSINTIRWLAFQACAFKGDDESSGSLNRENLIELIKLLTSCNQNVNNVVLENAPGNAQYISPGVQKDILHIFARKVRATIREEIGDSKFCIIIDEARDESKREQMSVVLRFVDKHGWVQERFFDLIHVSDICSLTLKTEISSVLSRHNLDVQNLRGQALVSAAKEVCYVHQFFSKLTLIVNVVTVSPKRHDQLRVAQANNVTNLIANDKIVIGSGLNQIVLEKSIEEGNFSTRGDASAAYDAITSFEFVFILYLMRNILEVNHDLCQALQRKNQDILNALTLVSTTKTLIQRMRESSWEAFIKEVILFCEKHEVEVPDMKAMHIPTRG; translated from the exons ATGGCTCAATCTAAGCATATAGACAAAATTTTTGATAGGCATAGTGATGAAACTATTGCAAATAACCGTTTAAGGTTGAAGACATCTATTAATACTATTCGATGGCTTGCATTTCAAGCATGTGCATTTAAAGGCGATGATGAAAGTTCTGGATCTTTGAATAGGGAAAAtttgattgaattaattaaacTTTTAACTTCCTGTAATCAGAATGTTAATAATGTTGTCCTTGAAAATGCTCCTGGAAATGCTCAATATATATCTCCTGGTGTTCAAAAAGATATATTGCATATCTTTGCTAGAAAAGTGCGTGCAACAATTCGAGAAGAAATTGGTGattctaaattttgtataattattgatGAAGCAAGAGATGAATCAAAACGAGAACAAATGTCTGTGGTTTTGAGATTTGTAGACAAGCACGGTTGGGTTCAAGAAAGATTTTTTGATCTTATACATGTTTCTGATATATGTTCTTTGACATTGAAAACAGAAATTTCATCAGTTCTTTCTCGTCATAATCTTGATGTCCAAAATCTTAGGGGACAAG CACTTGTTTCTGCAGCCAAAGAAGTTTGTTATGTTcatcaattcttttcaaaacttacactAATTGTGAATGTTGTGACTGTTTCTCCTAAACGTCATGATCAGTTAAGGGTTGCTCAAGCAAATAATGTTACAAACTTAATTGCCAATGATAAAATTGTGATAGGTAGTGGACTTAACCAAATTG TTCTTGAAAAAAGCATCGAAGAAGGTAATTTCTCCACTCGTGGTGATGCTAGTGCTGCTTATGATGCTATCACATCCTTTGAATTtgtctttattttgtatttgatgaGAAATATTTTGGAAGTTAATCATGATCTTTGTCAAGCTTTGCAACGAAAAAATCAAGACATATTGAATGCTTTAACTCTGGTTTCTACTACGAAGACTTTAATCCAAAGAATGAGAGAATCAAGCTGGGAGGCTTTCATAAAAGAAGTTATATTATTTTGTGAGAAACATGAAGTTGAAGTTCCTGAtatgaaagcaatgcatattcCTACAAGAGGCTGA